A region from the Lolium perenne isolate Kyuss_39 chromosome 4, Kyuss_2.0, whole genome shotgun sequence genome encodes:
- the LOC127295493 gene encoding probable ADP-ribosylation factor GTPase-activating protein AGD14, with product MAAASRKEEERNERIVRGLLKLPPNRRCINCNGIGPQYVCTSFWTFICISCSGIHREFTHRVKSVSMSKFTAQEVEALQKGGNQRARESFLKDFDIQQMQLPDSSNFNSLREFIRVVYVERRYAGVRSSDKPPRDNKQIQKPHEEEHRRSSSYHSFSQSPPNDYQYEERRSGKQPAMLTRKPGSDRGHDGKMSYRSNSLQERMSEDQFANETRESRTSDCSSSSVSDTVRTVPESPNFFDNGCSSAPFQQYQSDMLNSNGITQSQRTASAENIASTTLKSGNSSLADLIFGSETAHGMQESNNFIAPSFVAFSDAINGAQEDLFSRPNLQQQFVTGLYPSVDFFANMPPTISSSDKIPLEAPSLDNAGWTTFDTPPKDKQPGVTGPSLVVSIDKQTLGHDLFLFEPSDRPASFLTSKDKVSVSNQSGATSHDTSCSQLWHSFDDATGVMMNDHSTAGPLCNEHQNVVNVSLSTSNPFTCSVVSEESEDNDCHKVFMEELAPGAPFVAFLEPSPISASPSLGRTSADKAMLNPFDLPFDTDSEAPSLFMDVSTLQAGLPNLPSSFLDGLPESWFSNNTSTYVPSGSHGGLSCLAEQAPNSPLRNITLSTVSIGNPFA from the exons ATGGCGGCCGCGtccaggaaggaggaggagaggaacgAGCGGATCGTGAGGGGGCTCCTCAAGCTGCCGCCCAACCGCAGATGCATCAACTGCAACGGCATC GGGCCGCAGTACGTGTGCACCAGCTTCTGGACCTTCATCTGCATCTCCTGCAGCGGCATCCA CCGCGAGTTCACGCACCGAGTAAAATCGGTGTCAATGTCGAAGTTCACCGCGCAAGAGGTTGAGGCCCTTCAAAAGGGTGGAAACCAG CGAGCAAGAGAATCGTTTCTGAAGGATTTCGATATCCAGCAAATGCAGCTACCTGATAGCAG TAACTTTAACAGTCTTAGAGAATTTATAAGAGTTGTTTATGTGGAGAGAAGATATGCTGGCGTGAGATCTTCTGATAAGCCTCCAAGAGATAATAAACAG ATTCAAAAGCCCCATGAAGAAGAACATAGAAGGTCTAGTTCCTATCATTCATTTTCTCAGAGCCCACCTAATGACTACCAGTATGAAGAAAGACGCAGTGGCAAGCAACCAGCGATGCTTACTAGGAAACCTGGTTCAGATCGAGGGCATGATGGTAAGATGTCTTACCGTTCAAATAGCCTGCAAGAGAGAATGTCTGAGGACCAATTTGCAAATGAGACTCGGGAATCGAGGACTTCTGACTGCTCCAGTTCAAGCGTGAGTGATACAGTTAGAACAGTGCCTGAATCACCTAATTTCTTCGATAATGGGTGTTCAAGCGctcctttccaacaatatcaatcaGATATGCTGAATTCTAATGGCATCACTCAATCCCAG AGAACTGCATCAGCAGAGAACATTGCTTCCACAACGCTTAAGTCTGGAAACTCAAGCTTAGCTGATTTGATTTTTGGTTCTGAGACTGCTCACGGAATGCAAGAATCCAACAACTTTATAGCTCCAAGTTTTGTAGCCTTTTCTGATGCTATAAATGGTGCACAAGAGGATCTCTTCAGCCGGCCAAATTTGCAGCAACAATTTGTAACTGGCTTATATCCGTCTGTAGATTTTTTCGCAAATATGCCTCCTACAATTTCATCTTCTGATAAAATTCCACTGGAAGCTCCATCACTAGACAATGCTGGGTGGACTACATTTGACACGCCTCCAAAAGATAAACAGCCTGGAGTAACTGGGCCCTCTCTTGTAGTTTCCATAGACAAACAGACCCTGGGCCATGATTTGTTTTTGTTCGAACCAAGTGATAGACCAGCATCGTTCCTGACTTCCAAGGATAAAGTTTCAGTCAGCAATCAGTCTGGTGCTACATCTCATGATACAAGTTGCTCTCAG TTATGGCATTCTTTTGATGATGCAACTGGTGTCATGATGAATGATCACTCCACTGCTGGACCACTGTGTAATGAGCACCAAAATGTAGTCAATGTTTCCCTCAGTACGAGCAATCCGTTTACTTGCTCTGTTGTTTCAGAG GAATCTGAAGATAATGATTGCCATAAAGTGTTCATGGAGGAATTAGCTCCAGGTGCACCATTTGTTGCTTTCCTAGAGCCATCTCCAATATCTGCTTCTCCTTCCCTG GGAAGAACCTCAGCTGATAAGGCCATGCTAAATCCATTTGATCTTCCGTTTGATACTGATTCAGAGGCTCCTAGTCTG TTCATGGACGTGAGCACGTTGCAAGCAGGTTTGCCTAATTTACCAAGTTCTTTTCTTGATGGTTTGCCTGAATCATGGTTCTCCAATAATACATCTACCTATGTTCCGTCTGGATCACATG GTGGACTATCATGTCTTGCCGAGCAGGCTCCGAACTCTCCATTGAG GAACATAACGTTGAGCACTGTATCAATTGGCAATCCTTTTGCATAG
- the LOC127295496 gene encoding uncharacterized protein, whose protein sequence is MATGNLRRRLHHADVDGRKNEHVDITDVDSLDEPLLGRSSYDNRGSEVYNPRRQDLWDDDDDRKKELLHWSFLFSNLIAQWAQWLANIIASSGSMFGRLFPFTSDNENGNPVYLTPLQEERLDNLRRRLQISFDGSRIEHQDALRQLWKLAYPSREIPPLKSELWKEMGWQGTDPSTDFRGGGYISLENLIFFARNYPGSFQMLLNKVQGQRSDWEYPFAVAGINISFMLIQMLDLQSTVPSSKPGIRFVALLEQDENAFDHLYCVAFRMLDAQWLVKRASYMEFNEVMKSTKTQLERELVLEDVLAVKDLPSYTMLDK, encoded by the exons ATGGCAACGGGCAATCTGAGGCGGAGGCTCCACCACGCGGACGTTGATGGAAGGAAGAATGAACACGTAGACATAACCGATGTAGATTCCCTCGACGAACCTCTATTAGGGAGGTCTAGCTATGACAATCGCGGATCGGAG GTGTATAACCCCAGAAGGCAAGACCTgtgggatgatgatgatgataggaAAAAGGAACTACTGCACTGGTCATTCCTTTTCTCAAATTTGATTGCGCAGTGGGCACAGTGGTTAG CAAATATTATTGCAAGCTCCGGGTCAATGTTTGGCAGATTGTTTCCCTTTACTTCAGATAATGAAAACGGCAATCCAGTATATCTTACTCCTTTGCAG GAAGAAAGATTGGATAATTTAAGACGCAGATTACAAATATCTTTTGATGGCTCCCGTATTGAGCATCAA GATGCCTTGAGACAACTTTGGAAGTTAGCTTACCCGAGTCGCGAGATTCCTCCCCTAAAATCAGAACTATGGAAGGAGATGGGTTGGCAAGGCACTGACCCATCAACAGATTTCAG AGGTGGTGGATACATATCGTTGGAGAACCTCATATTTTTCGCTAGGAACTACCCT GGTTCCTTTCAGATGCTTCTGAACAAAGTACAAGGGCAGAGATCCGATTGGGAGTACCCATTTGCAGTTGCCGGTATCAATATTTCGTTCATGCTGATCCAGATGTTGGATCTACAGTCAA CCGTTCCGTCTTCAAAGCCAGGCATTCGTTTTGTGGCACTGCTTGAACAAGATGAGAATGCGTTTGATCACCTGTACTGTGTAGCCTTCCGGATGCTTGATGCCCAGTGGCTTGTGAAACGGGCTTCATATATGGAGTTCAAT GAGGTGATGAAATCCACGAAAACTCAGTTGGAGCGTGAGCTGGTTTTAGAGGATGTACTGGCGGTGAAGGACCTGCCGTCTTACACAATGCTGGACAAGTGA
- the LOC127295495 gene encoding late embryogenesis abundant protein 17-like translates to MSSRQADKREALAEAAARSAAEEIARSRDERVMQAEQDARRAADEIARARADREHGVGAHADNTHGAGAGGGGILGSIASAVGRTFGAAKDTTAEKTYQAADYTGEKARETNDSLARKTSETAEATKNKLGEYKDYTAEKATEAKDTVAQKTSETAEATKNKLGEYKDALAGKTQEAKDTTAQKAQEMKDATAQKARQATDTTKQKTSEYADATKGTAQEAKERTMATSQTAADKARETAGAHDFDRGQQQGTGLFGALGNMTGAIKEKLTLSSGAQPHEGAGHAVRLGSEDDRAVKERAAEKAASVYFEEKDRLARERAVEKCVEGCAGSSCAHRKGKM, encoded by the exons ATGTCGTCCAGGCAGGCGGACAAGCGGGAGGCGCTTGCGGAGGCGGCCGCGAGGAGCGCGGCGGAGGAGATCGCTCGGTCCCGGGACGAGCGCGTGATGCAGGCGGAGCAGGACGCCCGGCGCGCCGCGGACGAGATCGCGCGCGCCCGCGCGGACCGGGAGCACGGCGTCGGTGCCCACGCCGACAACACTCACGGTGCCGGCGCCGGCGGGGGCGGCATCCTGGGGTCCATCGCGAGCGCGGTGGGCCGCACGTTCGGCGCCGCCAAGGACACCACTGCGGAGAAGACGTACCAGGCGGCGGACTACACCGGCGAGAAGGCCAGGGAGACCAACGACAGCCTCGCGCGGAAGACGAGCGAGACGGCGGAGGCGACCAAGAACAAGCTGGGCGAGTACAAGGACTACACCGCCGAGAAGGCGACGGAGGCCAAGGACACGGTTGCGCAGAAGACGAGCGAGACCGCCGAGGCGACCAAGAACAAGCTCGGGGAGTACAAGGACGCGCTGGCCGGGAAGACGCAGGAGGCCAAGGACACCACCGCGCAGAAGGCGCAGGAGATGAAGGACGCCACCGCCCAGAAGGCGAGGCAGGCAACGGATACGACCAAGCAGAAGACCAGCGAGTATGCGGATGCCACCAAGGGGACCGCCCAGGAGGCCAAGGAGAGGACCATGGCGACCTCGCAGACCGCCGCCGACAAGGCCAGGGAGACGGCCGGCGCCCACGATTTCGATAG gggtcagcagcagggAACTGGCCTGTTCGGGGCGCTGGGCAACATGACGGGCGCGATCAAGGAGAAGCTGACGCTGAGCTCGGGAGCGCAGCCGCACGAGGGAGCAGGCCACGCCGTCCGGCTGGGCAGCGAGGACGACCGCGCGGTGAAGGAGCGCGCGGCGGAGAAGGCGGCGTCCGTCTACTTCGAGGAGAAGGACCGGCTGGCCAGGGAGCGCGCGGTGGAGAAGTGCGTGGAGGGGTGCGCCGGCTCGTCCTGCGCCCACCGCAAGGGCAAGATGTGA